From Pulveribacter suum, a single genomic window includes:
- a CDS encoding Rieske (2Fe-2S) protein, which yields MPEQGGAAQAIALCASGELIDGGRAVAFDVAYAGEHVRAFAIRYQGRVHAYLNRCTHVPMEMDWQEGHFFDDTGRWLLCATHGAAYQPETGQCASGPCRGALVRIELSEEGGRVRWHTAPLLQPPAF from the coding sequence ATGCCGGAGCAGGGCGGCGCTGCCCAGGCCATCGCCCTGTGCGCCAGCGGCGAGCTGATCGACGGCGGGCGCGCGGTGGCCTTCGACGTGGCCTACGCAGGCGAGCACGTGCGTGCCTTTGCCATCCGTTATCAGGGCCGCGTGCACGCCTACCTCAACCGCTGCACCCACGTGCCCATGGAGATGGACTGGCAAGAAGGCCATTTCTTCGACGACACCGGCCGCTGGCTGCTGTGCGCCACGCATGGCGCCGCCTACCAGCCAGAGACCGGCCAGTGCGCCAGCGGCCCCTGCCGCGGCGCCCTGGTGCGCATCGAGCTGTCGGAAGAGGGCGGCAGGGTGCGCTGGCATACTGCGCCCCTGCTGCAACCCCCGGCGTTCTGA
- a CDS encoding S49 family peptidase gives MTDTPRQDPHGLQSNEPAAPDLWAQAAMKNEAKRSAADPAWERQVLEKLVLATVAEQRAARRWRIFWRFAWIALLAAVAWALASRDLGGTAKSGPHTAVVDIKGEIASGAEASAEFVVAAMRSAFEDSGSQAVVLLINSPGGSPVQAGIINDEITRLKAKHGKPVYAVVEETCASAAYYIAAAADDIFVDKASIVGSIGVLMDGFGFTGTMDKLGVERRLITAGQNKGFLDPFSPMSEQQRQYAQAMLDQIHQQFISVVKAGRGERLKETPETFSGLFWTGQQAVEMGLADRLGNLDYVAREVVKAEDVIDYTRRDNMAERLARKFGAAVGAGAMKAMAALQLPQLR, from the coding sequence ATGACCGACACCCCCAGACAAGACCCCCACGGTTTGCAGTCCAATGAGCCTGCAGCGCCCGACCTGTGGGCGCAAGCAGCTATGAAAAACGAAGCAAAACGCAGTGCCGCAGACCCCGCCTGGGAACGCCAGGTGCTGGAAAAGCTGGTGCTGGCCACCGTGGCCGAGCAGCGCGCCGCGCGCCGCTGGCGCATCTTCTGGCGCTTTGCCTGGATCGCCCTGCTGGCGGCCGTGGCCTGGGCCCTGGCATCGCGCGACCTGGGCGGCACAGCCAAGAGCGGCCCGCACACGGCGGTGGTGGACATCAAGGGCGAGATCGCCAGCGGCGCCGAGGCCAGCGCCGAGTTCGTGGTCGCCGCCATGCGCAGCGCCTTCGAGGATTCGGGCTCGCAGGCCGTGGTGCTGCTCATCAACTCGCCTGGCGGCAGCCCCGTGCAGGCGGGCATCATCAACGACGAGATCACGCGGCTGAAGGCCAAGCACGGCAAGCCGGTCTATGCCGTGGTGGAGGAAACCTGCGCCTCGGCCGCCTACTACATCGCCGCCGCGGCCGATGACATCTTTGTGGACAAGGCCAGCATCGTGGGCAGCATCGGCGTGCTGATGGACGGCTTCGGCTTCACCGGCACCATGGACAAGCTGGGCGTGGAGCGGCGCCTGATCACGGCCGGCCAGAACAAGGGCTTCCTCGACCCCTTCAGCCCCATGAGCGAGCAGCAGCGCCAATACGCGCAGGCCATGCTCGACCAGATCCACCAGCAGTTCATCTCGGTGGTCAAGGCCGGCCGTGGCGAGCGCCTGAAGGAAACGCCCGAGACCTTCAGCGGCCTGTTCTGGACCGGCCAGCAGGCCGTGGAGATGGGCCTGGCCGACCGCCTGGGCAATCTGGACTACGTGGCGCGCGAGGTGGTCAAGGCCGAGGACGTGATCGACTACACACGCCGCGACAACATGGCCGAGCGCCTGGCGCGCAAGTTCGGCGCCGCCGTGGGCGCTGGCGCCATGAAGGCCATGGCCGCGCTGCAGCTGCCGCAGCTGCGCTGA
- a CDS encoding HAD family hydrolase gives MPESRPRRFDLIAFDWDGTLFDSTAIISRSIQLAVRDVGGREPTSEAAAWVIGMALPQALAHAAPDVPREKYPELANRYRYHYLKHQDDISLFDGVLPLLDMLKERGHLLTVATGKSRRGLDHVLHAVQLRGVFDASRTADETAGKPHPLMLHELMAELGVAPERTLMIGDTTHDLEMARAAGCASVGVGYGAHSTDGFAALQPLFVAGSVAELHGWMAGNA, from the coding sequence ATGCCCGAATCCCGCCCGCGCCGCTTCGACCTGATCGCCTTCGACTGGGACGGTACGCTGTTCGACTCCACCGCCATCATCTCCCGCTCCATCCAGCTGGCGGTGCGCGATGTGGGCGGGCGCGAGCCCACCAGCGAGGCGGCGGCCTGGGTCATCGGCATGGCGCTGCCGCAGGCGCTGGCCCACGCCGCGCCCGATGTGCCGCGCGAAAAATACCCCGAGCTGGCCAACCGCTACCGCTACCACTACCTGAAGCACCAGGACGACATCAGCCTGTTCGACGGCGTGCTGCCGCTGCTGGACATGCTGAAAGAGCGCGGCCACCTGCTCACCGTCGCCACCGGCAAGAGCCGCCGCGGGCTGGACCATGTGCTGCACGCCGTGCAGCTGCGCGGCGTGTTCGACGCCTCGCGCACGGCCGACGAGACCGCCGGCAAGCCCCACCCGCTGATGCTGCACGAGCTGATGGCCGAGCTGGGCGTGGCGCCTGAGCGCACGCTGATGATCGGCGACACCACGCACGACCTGGAGATGGCCCGCGCCGCCGGCTGCGCCAGCGTGGGCGTGGGCTACGGCGCGCACAGCACCGACGGCTTCGCAGCGCTGCAGCCGCTGTTCGTGGCCGGGTCGGTGGCCGAGCTGCACGGCTGGATGGCGGGCAACGCCTGA